The DNA window ggtgggctacagtccacggagttgcaaagggtcgaacatgactgagctcgcacatgcatgcacacacgtagTCAAATCAGATATACTCTTAACTTTCGCACATTCACCTGTATGTGCATACTAattactgtggttttttttttttttttttttaacaaagctaCTTTTAATACTTTGGGGTGAGCCCCACAGGAATGAACAACACTGGGAAGGGGtaaccccctcacccccaggagTGGCCCGGGGGAGGGAGGCTACCTGGAGGGTAGGAAGCACAAAAGGGCCCCGCTGCAACTCGGGGCGAAGGGCGTGCCATCCGTGCTGGGGCCTGTGAGCGCCACAGGAGAAACTGCGAGCGTGGTGGGACTGGCTCCCGGCACACAGGCGAAGGGCGAGAGGGTTGGACCGAAGCCACAAAGCTACTTGGGTTCCTCcttctcatttgcctttttctgCTTCTGCTGCGTGATCTCCGAGTCCCTCCACTTGCGGGCGGCAGCAGAAAGCCCATCATCTCGGTGCTTTCCCTTAACCGAgtcactctgctttttcatattcttctggCGTGTGAGCTCACGCTGGTTACCGAGGGTCATGGTGATGGCGCGGCTCCGGCCTGCCTCTGTTGCGTCCCCTCGTTCAGTACCAGTGTTTCTATAGCAATACTACAGTCAAAATACTGTAACTTACTTTGCCAGTGTATTTTATTGTACCCTGCATATTACTACATTGTACTTCCTGAGGTATAGGTTTATAGACACAGATCCAGGTATACTGTATTTTATAGGCTAAGAGATTTTTAAGGATAATCTCGGTCATAATTTTCCCAGTGACTTTAGAACCTAATTCTCATGTGAAACGTGACTGTTCTTTGTCGGGGTGTTCCCTTGTTGGAGTGTAGTGAGTAAAAGTAAACTAAGAGATGGGTTAGAGACTCTGAGAAAATGCTAATATCCTAAGGATCTTTAGGAGTTGGAGGGGATTCTGTTTAGAAGCCATGGGGTTGTTCTGTCTTCTGAGTTTAGTAGCTGGTGCTTACAGAGGAGCCTGTACTGAGGGCagaaggtgcttttttttttttttaactgaggatATTCTCTGCCGGCTATTAACAACATACTGTTACGTGATAGATCCTAACTCAGACTGTGACTTTCATCCTGCTTCAAAAATTCCTCTGCTCATAACTGCTTTATAGGCACATCAAATTGTAGTTAGGATCAGGTTCCCTTTATCACATCTAAACTATTATTTTGGACTTTTGCTAGATGTTTTTCATCTGAAGACTTTCCATGtgcatttaataaaaaatgttaccTAAATTAGGGAAAATGTTATCTGAAACTAAAATGCATCTTACAAAACAAGCAATTCCTTTTAGCCATGAAAGAAATTAACTTCCAAGAAAAAGTTGGCATTTacagttggtttaaaaaaaaaacacaaatttgagCATGATTGTCCTTGACAAGATCTGTGAATTTGGCGAATTTTATGCACTTagttgaaaactttaaaaaaaggcgGGGGGTCAGAAAAGAGAAGCTAATTTTCAGTATTATAGCCTTAATTACATTTGACTCAAAGtttatgataaatgaaataaagctgaGTTTTTGGCAAGTCTTACACACAGCTCTTCATATTTGCTTTGcttatttgtattttgtatttctctaagGAAGCTTACAGAACTTGAAGAAGAGGGGAACAAGTGTGTTTACTATTGAAATAAGCATTTCTCATGAGAAGTCAGGCTGTATTCCTGTTACATATTTTGGTATGGGTTGAGCTTTGTAAAAATGAGAGCAGAAAGCATTTCCTGGGTAGGTTTTGAACTTTATGCTTTTGCTCTGTGCTTTGTTTGGTGTTacctataattttcctttctctttagaaTGCAAAGGTGCACATCCTTGATACTGAAAGCTTCGAAACAACATTTGGCCCTAAAGCACAGAGGAAGCGGCCAAATTTATTTGCAAGTGATATGCAGTCACttatagaaaatgcagaaacgTCCACTGAGAGCTATGACCAGGGCAAGGATCGTGACTTGGTAGCTGAAGACACTGGTGTGAGGTACTGTTTTGAAGTTCATGCACATCTCATCATTTGCTCTTTTGTAAAACAAACATCTTCTGTATAGTTATTTACCTGCAAGAAGCTCAGTGATTTATCTCATAGATGGGGTTAGCCTCTTCCCTTATACTAGAAAAATTAGTGAAATTGGTTGGGGCCAGATGGAAGATTATTTAAGGTAGATGATTTACTATTGGCCTCTTAATccccccaaataaaaataagtgacacTTTCTTTGTAATAATAGCAGTATATTCTGTCACAggcaatttttcaaaatttagttAAATTGGAAATAcagtagaaagaaaagaagcactCCTAATTCTACAACCTCTGttgttgttaatattttggtgACCATCAGGATTTCCTTAAGCAGAGTCTCTGGATTACTGAGAGGGGTTCGTGGATGGCCTTTGAGGTTTCTGTGACCATCTGAAGATAACATGGAAAACTTTTGTGCATACATAAAAGTAGtgaggttttgt is part of the Odocoileus virginianus isolate 20LAN1187 ecotype Illinois chromosome 5, Ovbor_1.2, whole genome shotgun sequence genome and encodes:
- the LOC110129112 gene encoding small EDRK-rich factor 2-like — encoded protein: MTLGNQRELTRQKNMKKQSDSVKGKHRDDGLSAAARKWRDSEITQQKQKKANEKEEPK